One Conger conger chromosome 7, fConCon1.1, whole genome shotgun sequence genomic window, GCAAATTACCATACAGCCACTTCTACCCAACATCCAGCATGCCTATGCGATTGTTAAATCAAGAGATCACATAATATATTAGCTGCTTGGAGAGGTTTTCAGATTTCTCAGGTACTTTTTAATTTGCTCCAATATCTCTTCGGTTTTTAGAGAGTAGATAATTGGGTTTAGAAGTGGAGGAATTGAGGTAGCCAATGAAGTGTTAATAATTCTGGTGTCAGTatcaatgttcacattaacccaTGCCACGATATAGGTAACGTAAAGAGGAACGAAAAATATAGCTACCAAAATTAAATGCGAAGTACAGGTTTTAAACGCTTTCCACCTTCCCTCTGACGATTTAATCCTCAAAATGGcgccaataataaaaatgtacgaGACAGCTATGACCACAGAAGGAGTATAGTACAAGGCTACAGTGACAAAACTGGCCATAAACCAATTTTTAGAATAGTCACCGCAAGCGATCTTAAAGACCGGTCCGTGATCGCAGAAAAAGCTGTTGACAATAGTCGATTTACAATACGCCAGTGGGGGAATCAAGGCAACCATCACCACATCTATGACAAGTGGGATTGACCAAGACACAATAATAACCACCATCATTTTACAGTTGGTATTTAAAACGCTGCTTCGCAATGGGAAACAAATAGCGATGAGTCTGTCGTAGGCTAAAACACAGAGAGCAAATGCTTCCATTGATGCAAAGTAATCGACGAAGAACATTTGTGCTAAGCAAGGGTTGTAATACACAAATCGTGAATTAAAGAGGAACGTATGGATGGCTTGGGGAATGAGAGCGGAGCTGAGACTGACGTCAACCACAGCCAGGCTGAACACGGCCATGTACTTGGGTGTGTGGAGGGTTTCTCCGAACCATATGAGTAACATCAAGATTGCATTTGACACAAGTGTCAGGACGTAAACAACcgccagaaaaataaaataatattctccATTTTTTAGCGCGTAGAAACCTCTGATGTAGAATCCGACTGGGCGGGTGAAGTTACTCAAGTCTTGCGTTGTTGTCTCCATTGACAGCTGGCTTTACGTCTGTTTCCTATCTGAAGTAGcctacaaaacaaatacaaaaaaacagacagttCACGTCACGTTCCACTTAATGAACACCGTTaacaaaattgaaaaaaaagtatcacattttcaaaactaAATTTAGCGGGATGTTCAACTTAACAGAATTTTTTGATTTCAGAGTGACACTTGAGTTGTtaagaatattattttgtttgcgttatatatatattttggaaatctcaaatttg contains:
- the LOC133133514 gene encoding olfactory receptor 1361-like, translating into METTTQDLSNFTRPVGFYIRGFYALKNGEYYFIFLAVVYVLTLVSNAILMLLIWFGETLHTPKYMAVFSLAVVDVSLSSALIPQAIHTFLFNSRFVYYNPCLAQMFFVDYFASMEAFALCVLAYDRLIAICFPLRSSVLNTNCKMMVVIIVSWSIPLVIDVVMVALIPPLAYCKSTIVNSFFCDHGPVFKIACGDYSKNWFMASFVTVALYYTPSVVIAVSYIFIIGAILRIKSSEGRWKAFKTCTSHLILVAIFFVPLYVTYIVAWALQPLTDVRVIAREPE